In one Oryza glaberrima chromosome 2, OglaRS2, whole genome shotgun sequence genomic region, the following are encoded:
- the LOC127761159 gene encoding protein BZR1 homolog 4 yields MMNGGGGGRVPTWRERENNRRRERRRRAIAAKIYAGLRAYGNYTLPKHCDNNEVLKALCNEAGWTVEPDGTTYRKGCKPPASELADQLGRSPSASPCSSYQPSPRGTSSFPSSGSSSQITLGGGGGEGSSLIPWLKTLSSAGVGIGGGSSSKFPAHYSYFGGGSISAPVTPPSGSPPRTPRLKTAAWEEYHHHHAGSVLPPWATVGASYAYAASSSLPNSTPPSPRRKVAAAAAAGGGGNDAAAWLAGFQISSAGPSSPTYSLVAPPPNPFGAAAAAAGSSSRVMSGACSPVAGGDVQMADAARREFAFGGEGGKMTGLVKAWEGERIHEECGSDDLELTLGSSMTRGDR; encoded by the exons ATGATGaacggaggagggggagggagggtgCCGACGTGGAGGGAGCGGGAGaacaaccggcggcgggagcggcggcggcgggcgatcGCGGCGAAGATCTACGCGGGGCTGCGGGCGTACGGAAACTACACGCTCCCGAAGCACTGCGACAACAACGAGGTGCTCAAGGCGCTCTGCAACGAGGCCGGCTGGACCGTCGAGCCCGACGGCACCACCTACCGCAAg GGATGCAAGCCGCCGGCGTCAGAGCTCGCTGATCAGCTcggccgctcgccgtcggcgagccCGTGCTCGTCGTACCAGCCGAGCCCGCGCGGGACGTCCTCCTTCCCCAgctccggctcctcctcccagatcacgctcggcggcggcggcggcgagggcagcaGCCTCATCCCGTGGCTCAAGaccctctcctccgccggcgtcggcatcggcggcggctcgtcgtcCAAGTTCCCGGCGCACTACTCCTACTTCGGCGGCGGCTCCATCAGCGCGCCGGTGACGCCGCCCtcgggctcgccgccgcgcacgccgcgcCTCAAGACGGCCGCCTGGGAGgagtaccaccaccaccacgccggcAGCGTGCTGCCGCCGTGGGCCACCGTCGGCGCGAGCTACGCCTACGCGGCCTCGTCGTCCCTGCCAAACTCCACCccgccgagcccgcgccgcaaggtcgccgcagccgccgccgccggcggcggcggcaacgacgcggcggcgtggcttGCCGGGTTCCAGATATCCTCCGCCGGGCCGTCGTCCCCGACGTACAGCCTCGTGGCTCCTCCTCCCAACCcgttcggcgccgccgccgccgccgcggggtccTCCTCGAGGGTGATGAGCGGAGCGTgctcgccggtcgccggcggcgacgtccaGATGGCCGACGCGGCGCGCCGCGAGTTCGCgttcggcggcgagggcggcaagATGACCGGGCTGGTGAAGGCGTGGGAAGGGGAGCGCATCCATGAGGAGTGCGGCTCCGACGATCTCGAGCTCACCCTCGGGAGCTCCATGACTCGCGGCGATCGCTAA
- the LOC127761347 gene encoding ycf20-like protein codes for MPLRRGALPPRAPLRPAPGGLCGRALLRRTCCLSWPATTGGAALSYQMKNSRWKPVFALETGGPSNADSQDFEDDGGFLGRTRLGRLIQAAGRELLEKLNSARSNSPTKIFLVLFGFYTANALATILGQTGDWDVLVAGVVVAAIEGIGMLMYRKPMSRPPGRFQSLIAMVNYWKAGVCLGLFVDAFKLGS; via the exons ATGCCGCTGCGGCGCGGagccctccctccccgcgccccTCTTCGGCCGGCACCCGGCGGTCTCTGCGGCCGCGCGCTCCTCCGCCGGACCTGCTGCCTCtcgtggccggcgacgacgggcggAGCGGCGCTCAG TTACCAGATGAAAAATTCTAGATGGAAGCCAGTATTTGCCTTGGAAACAGGTGGACCATCTAATGCTGATAGCCAAGACTTCGAAGATGATGGTGGCTTTCTTGGTAGAACAAGGCTGGGAAGGCTCATCCAAGCTGCTGGGAGGGAACTACTTGAAAAGCTGAACTCTGCCAGAAGCAACTCCCCCACGAAGATATTCCTTGTGCTGTTTGGCTTCTATACCGCCAACGCATTGGCAACAATCCTAGGGCAGACTGGTGACTGGGATGTTCTTGTGGCTGGTGTTGTAGTGGCTGCCATAGAGGGAATTGGCATGCTTATGTACAGAAAACCGATGAGTAGACCTCCTGGACGATTCCAGTCATTGATTGCAATGGTGAACTACTGGAAAGCCGGCGTATGTCTGGGCCTTTTTGTGGATGCCTTCAAACTGGGAAGCTGA